The genomic segment ATAGATACATTATCAAATCGTATTGATAGATCCAAAATGATATTGCAAAATACATACAGTGTGAcacagaagaaatttaaaatacttttctcaAGGATATAGAAGGAATAGaaattttcaataaacatttaggaaGATCACATGCAAAATTCTGGGGGAAGGAATTGTCATATTCATGGACAAAGGGactttattctgtaatttttcaggctttttacacattttgaaacttgtaatttatatatattttttatatattttaaaataatattatattgaaGTGCCAAATATGAATAGCCTTAATTATTTCTCTAGCTTTTATAACTGCTTTAATGTCCTAGTTGGATTCTGTGCTTTGCTGACACAATTCTAGgacactgagaaagagaaaacaatcaaTTACCCTTCCCCCAAAAATacttcttttattataaaatattagtttttataCTGATACCGCTTGTTCTTCTGCTGACCTTCCTTAACCcttaagaaatggaaattttaagaTAGCAGTACAATGACTGTGGGTTGAAGCAAAGCTAAATTGGACCAAAGTCACCTTGGCAAATTGTCATgctgtttttgtatttctttccttcaattttAATACCCACTATTTCTAACTGAGACAGTAGATAAAAGAGGAAGCTCAGAATCCTGTTTAGACACTGTTTAGGAAGGAAAACTGGTCTTTTGGGGACACCTCCTTCCTCTTAGCCACTGGCCAAGAAACCATCTTTCTGTTTAAAACCTCTTCATCTGAGAGGTGGGGTGACGTTGGGAAGAAAGGTGACCTCTCCCTTGTAAAGTGGACCAGCTCTTTTCCCCTCGTGACTTATCCAACCCATTTCCACCACTGTTTATAACAACACTTGTGCTGAATGCTTGTAGTGACCTCAacagttatttcaaaaataactcaaatttcattttttcatagaaatatacTTAagttgcaatgttgtgttagcttcaggtgtacagcaaagtgattcagtttgtttattttctttttcattataggttattataagatattgaatataatttcctgtgctatacagtaggtccttattgtttaaatattggtaagtatatgttaatccccaactcctaatttatttcctttcaccACCCCATCgtttagtaaccataaatttgttttttatgtgtgagtctgcttctgtttcataaataagttcatttatatccccatttttttagattccaaatataagtgacatcatatggtatttgctttctctgttgactcacttcacttaatatgataatctctagatccattcaggttgctgcaaatggcattatttcattcttttttatagctgagtaatagtatTCCACTgggtatatataccacatcttctttatccattcctctgtcaatggacacttggggtGCTTCCTTgagttggctattgtaaatagtgcagctatgaacattagggtgcatgtatctttatgaattagagttttctccagatacacacccaggagtgggattctaAGATCACACACTAACTCTATCATTGATCAGTTCTATCATTGATCAAAGTAAGTAAATGGAGAAAAGCCTCAGTCAACTATTAATAGGACAAAGCACCATACAATTTAAAGACAAACAATGAGTGTACTGATTTTAATATAAACCTGTACCTCTTTTCCTATTGCTATTGGCTGTTTACATATGTTTGCATCTCAGTTGCCTCTTTACAGAACAAATATCTTATTTcagaaatctttttaaattccttagtcTTCTCAAAATCAAGATTCCTACCAAAAGCCATTTTTAGCTTCCCATTACTAAGGAAGCTATCCTggaagctttggagtcagacaagaCTCAGTGTATTTTACTGTTCTAGTACTTTTGAACTTAAAGCTTGGCAAAATCAAgtttctcttctgcaaaatggcaTGAAATATGATTACTAAAACAGataatgtgtgcatatatatagttGATTagatctcatgttgtgttcttaccaaaatttaaagataaaaaagttaGAATTCAGTAGTGAGACAATAGTCACAAGGACATAAGACACATGTTGATTTTCATTTGACAAAAATAGTCATATttgctgagaaaaaaattgaaaagaatgaagagcaAAGCACAATGTGAAAAAAGTACAACAAAAGGGAGcagaatattcaaagaaaaaaggcaaatatcattAACAATTGAAAAAATCATTAATcttgcaataaaaataattaaaattatattccaGTACCATTTCTCATCATCATAATGGCAACACATTGTGTTGACAAGGGATGTAAGAAAAAGGCAATTTGTACAATGCAGTTGGAAATGCAAAATGCTTTGAGTCCTATGGAAGGAATATCcgtcaaataaatatttttaagtgcttaACATAGACTTCTTACTTAATATGGGCTGGTTAATCAACTTCATAATCTAaactatattgttttaaaaataggataataAAGAATCAGAGACATGAGCAGAGGCTAAAGAGGCAAGATTAGAAATAAAGCAAGGGAGGAAAAAGACCTTGCTGTTTGGCTTACACCACAtagaaagtatatatattttgataGAGGTTAATTTATATAGTATAAGTGAACAGTTTAAGTACATATGAAGTTAACATTTATATATTCTCTTCTAAGGAAGTCAGGAGTAAAGGTAGCTTACATTACTTTATCATTTCAGCTACtctcaaaaaagaaatctgttacaaGTAAGGGCCAAGGACCAGTCAATATATGTTAATAAGTGGAGTTACTCAGGctcacaaatacataattttatgacTATATCCACGCATGGGGTAATTCGAAACATATGGAAATAGCACTAAAAACGTGCAATCAGCATCGGGGTCTCTTTTGGAACATGAAcatcttttctcatttcatttgatAAACAGTTTTTTCTCACAGTTTGTAAAAGACTTTGGTTCCATTTGGTCTGCTCATACGTATCACCTTACCAATAGATTTGTTTCTTAGAAGCAACTTTTCTGTGAGAAATAGAGCATTAGATTATTGCCCTGGATAGAGCCTGAAAAATGAAGAACTTCCAAATATATGTTAGGTCTATGCATGTTCCCTGCAGGAAAAGTAGACTTAAGTCTTGGAGAAACTGTTTATGGAATACTTTACGACtgacatttttctcaaaatattcattttgcaTAACTATAAGAACTATACCTCTGATGGGTAATTCATAACCTGTCCTTCTATGTTTAATAAGTTCCCATGAACTAAGAAAGTGTGCCTaccataaattcaagaaaatgttattttcattttggaatttaGTACATTGCTAAGATTTAAACTTCGTACACGAGAAGTGTTTATCTGTTCTCTAGCACCTGAATATTAAGCGCTTCTTTCCATTCTAGAAACTCTCAGATCATCTCTTCTCATCGCATCAGAATTGTACTAAATGGAGGAAGCAAACCAGTCTGTGGTGTCCGAGTTTCTTCTTCGTGGACTTTGCAATTCAACAGAGATCCAGAACTTCCTCTTACTGCCATTTTCTACACTCTACCTGATGACTATCCTAGGCAATCTTTTTGTTGTGCTCTTAATCATCACTGACTCTCATCTCCATTCCCCAATGTACTTCCTCTTAGCCAATCTCTCATTTGTTGACTTCTGCCTTTCCTCAGTAACCACCCCAAAATTGACCACAGACttcctaaaggaaaataaaaccatcTCCTTTGGGGGATGCATGAGCCAGATTCTTTTTGTGCGTTtatttgcagggggtgagatggtACTGCTTGTGTCAATGGCCTATGACCgttatgtggccatctgcaagccactCCATTACTCCAGCATCATGGACAGACAGAAGTGCATCTGGCTAGTTTTGATATCATGGATGATTGGCTTTGTGCATGCCATGAGTCAACTAGCTATGATTTTGGATCTTCCCTTCTGTGGATCCAGAATAGTGGACAGCTTTTTCTGTGATATCCCTCTGGTGATCAAATTAGCCTGCGTAGACACTCAAATTCTGAGAATGTTGATAAATGCTGACAGTGCAGTCTTAGCTACCACTTGCTTCATTCTCTTGCTGATCTCTTACACCTACATCCTGCTAACTGTTCGCCTTCGCTCCAAGGATGGGGCATCAAAGGCACTCTCTACCTGTACTTCCCACATCACAGTGGTGGTGCTGTTCTTTGGACCTTGCATTTTCATCTATCTGTGGCCACCTAGTA from the Hippopotamus amphibius kiboko isolate mHipAmp2 chromosome 2, mHipAmp2.hap2, whole genome shotgun sequence genome contains:
- the LOC130846777 gene encoding olfactory receptor 4K15-like, coding for MEEANQSVVSEFLLRGLCNSTEIQNFLLLPFSTLYLMTILGNLFVVLLIITDSHLHSPMYFLLANLSFVDFCLSSVTTPKLTTDFLKENKTISFGGCMSQILFVRLFAGGEMVLLVSMAYDRYVAICKPLHYSSIMDRQKCIWLVLISWMIGFVHAMSQLAMILDLPFCGSRIVDSFFCDIPLVIKLACVDTQILRMLINADSAVLATTCFILLLISYTYILLTVRLRSKDGASKALSTCTSHITVVVLFFGPCIFIYLWPPSITWVDKFLAVFYTVITPLLNPTIYTLKNKEIKNAIKRQISQHKDSRSNF